GGCGGAGACGCCGCTCCGCTCGCTCAGCTCTGCCAGCCGCATCTCTTGTGCCCTTCCTCGGCGAGTGCCACGACCCCGTTCTTGGACAGCTCCGCTATCCAACCAGCCTTCTGGAGAAAGTGTGTTCATCGGCCGGCGCGCCCGGATTCCGGGGCCGCAAACGCGCCCACCCGGCAACGGAGGAGCTCCGCTGCCGGGTGGGGAGAAGGGGGAGAGGGGCGGCCTCAGCCCTTGGGGACCGTGATGACGACGGTGCTGCACACCTTGTCGGCGAAGGTCTGCTTCTTCTCGTCCCACAGCGGCCACAGCCAGCCGACGTAGCAGGCGAAGCTGTCGAGGGCGTGGGCCAGCTTGCGGACGAACGCCATGCCGAAGCCGAGGGTGTTGCCGTCGGCCTCGCGGCGCACGCTGATGCCGAGGACCTTCTTGCCGGTCGTCTGACCGGTGGAGCCCTCCTTGTACAGCTGGAAGAAACCCATGCCGATCGCGTACAGCACGCCGATCGTGAAGAAGATGCCGGGCTCGGCCGTGGCCGAGTTGTCCGCGGTGGCGATGTCGATGAACCCCAGCGCATACATCGGACCCGCGATGATCAGGAGGTCGAGCAGGTACGCGCCGAAGCGCTGGCCCCAGTGGGCGAGCGGCGGCATGCCCGAGCCGGGCATGCCGGGCATCCCGGGCGGCGGGTACGCGCCGTACGGAGGCGGGGTCTGCTGCGGGTAGCCGTACTGCTGCGGGGGGACGCCCTGCGGAGGCTGCTGCGGGTAGCCGTACTGCGGCGGCACGCCCTGGGGGGCCTGCTGCGGGTAACCGGGCTGACCCTGCGGGGGCTGCTGGCCGTACGGGTTGTTCGGGTCGCCGAAGCTCATGGCTGAAACTCTCCGGTGTCGGAAACGGGGACGTAGCGCAACGATCGGAGGAGTATCACCATATGGGCGGTTCTGCCCCCCTGAGCGGCCGCGATCTAGTGCGCATCATCGTGGTCGTTCCATCGACCACTTGTCCAATCCGGCCAGTTCGGCCCGGCTCTGAGCCCTGCTGCGCCCGCCGCCGCCGAGGTGGCCGAATCCGATGAGCGGGAATTCCGGGCGCTTCCGACCCGGTGGTAACTTCCGCGAGTTGATCTGGCCGGTCGCCCCCACGCGGCGACGGCGATCCCTCTTGCAAGGAAGTCACATTGCACCGCCATTCCCTTCCCCGCCCGTCCGCTCCCGCCGCCCGCGCAGCGGTGTCGGCGGTCCTGCTGGCCCTGTTCACCGCCGTCCCGGCCTCGGCCGCCGCGGCGGCCGGCTCAGGACCCGCCGCCACCCCGGCGCCCCACCTCGATGCGGTGGAGCAGACGCTCCGCCAGGTTTCCCCCGGCCTCGAAGGCCAGGTGTGGGAACGCACCGGCGGCAATATCCTGGACGCCTCGACTCCCGGCGGCGCCGACTGGCTGCTGCAGACCCCCGGCTGCTGGGGCGACGACACCTGCACGGCACGGCCGGGAACCGAGCGGCTCCTCTCGAAGATGACGGAGAACATCTCCCAGGCGACGCAGACCGTCGACATATCGACTCTCGCACCGTTACCCGACGGCGCGTTCCAGGACGCCGTCGTGGCGGGTCTCAAGTCCGCGGCCGCGCGCGGGAACAGGCTCAAGGTGCGCGTGCTGGTCGGTGCCGCGCCGCTCTACCACCTGAATGTGATGCCGTCGAAATACCGTGACGAGCTCGTCGCCAGGCTGGGCGCGGACGCCCGCGACATCGACCTGAACGTCGCTTCGATGACGACCTCGAAGACGGCGTTCTCGTGGAACCACTCCAAGCTCCTCGTGGTCGACGGCCGGTCCGTGATCACCGGCGGCATCAACAGCTGGAAGGGCGACTACCTGGAGACCGCCCACCCGGTCGCCGACGTCGACCTCGCCCTGCGCGGGCCGGCCGCCGCGTCCGCCGGCCGCTACCTGGACGAGCTGTGGTCCTGGACCTGCCGGAACAAGGGCAGCATCGGCAGCGTCTGGTTCGCCTCGTCCAACGGCGCCGGGTGCATGCCCACGCTGGCCCGCGACGACGCTGCGGCCGAGCCTGCGGCGAGCCCGGGCAGCGTACCGGCCATCGCCGTCGGCGGACTCGGCGTCGGAATCAAGCGCAACGACCCCTCCTCGGCCTTCCGCCCCGCCCTGCCGAGCGCCCCCGACACCAAGTGCGTCGTCGGCCTGCACGACAACACCAACGCCGACCGCGACTACGACACGGTCAACCCGGAGGAGAGCGCCCTGAGGACGCTGATCTCCAGCGCGAACCGGCACATCGAGATCTCCCAGCAGGACGTCAACGCGACCTGCCCGCCGCTGCCCCG
The Streptomyces sp. NBC_01296 DNA segment above includes these coding regions:
- a CDS encoding RDD family protein, coding for MSFGDPNNPYGQQPPQGQPGYPQQAPQGVPPQYGYPQQPPQGVPPQQYGYPQQTPPPYGAYPPPGMPGMPGSGMPPLAHWGQRFGAYLLDLLIIAGPMYALGFIDIATADNSATAEPGIFFTIGVLYAIGMGFFQLYKEGSTGQTTGKKVLGISVRREADGNTLGFGMAFVRKLAHALDSFACYVGWLWPLWDEKKQTFADKVCSTVVITVPKG
- a CDS encoding phospholipase D-like domain-containing protein, with protein sequence MHRHSLPRPSAPAARAAVSAVLLALFTAVPASAAAAAGSGPAATPAPHLDAVEQTLRQVSPGLEGQVWERTGGNILDASTPGGADWLLQTPGCWGDDTCTARPGTERLLSKMTENISQATQTVDISTLAPLPDGAFQDAVVAGLKSAAARGNRLKVRVLVGAAPLYHLNVMPSKYRDELVARLGADARDIDLNVASMTTSKTAFSWNHSKLLVVDGRSVITGGINSWKGDYLETAHPVADVDLALRGPAAASAGRYLDELWSWTCRNKGSIGSVWFASSNGAGCMPTLARDDAAAEPAASPGSVPAIAVGGLGVGIKRNDPSSAFRPALPSAPDTKCVVGLHDNTNADRDYDTVNPEESALRTLISSANRHIEISQQDVNATCPPLPRYDIRVYDALAARMAAGVKVRIVVSDPANRGAVGSGGYSQIKSLSEISDTLRDRLALLTGDQGAARAALCSNLQLATFRSAQSPRWADGHPYAQHHKVVSVDDSAFYIGSKNLYPSWLQDFGYVVESPTAAGQLAAQLLTPQWQYSGATATVDHERGICPA